A genomic stretch from Arachis stenosperma cultivar V10309 chromosome 3, arast.V10309.gnm1.PFL2, whole genome shotgun sequence includes:
- the LOC130965388 gene encoding uncharacterized protein LOC130965388 → MASEESFVVLVHHKGSVNRKTRSGVKFTDKNPLCIVITSTTSYDDLVSAVLMKLGAGGCEAGKEVFLSHSSHGATEYGEFSEVRTPELLARLVDVVSSSGGSNRNTNTIANPAGSSSRPAVASSYVPVYEPVVQHVASPSFAVDLNGTDGDEVVERKNLPNALLGVAPVGVGDGFLDDEEEDDVEPDMIDDDSADDIGATGPALEVGGSSSGTQQYPPHFSSLDLDAMRHEGVLGHAVGFGARDAEGTTGLTEFQVGQQFQDKDEALLSVKTYSIRRGVQYKVVESDHRRYVGKCSELGMGAHG, encoded by the exons atggctagtgaggagagttttgTGGTTTTGGTGCACCACAAAGGATCTGTTAATAGAAAAACTCGTTCCGGAGTAAAGTTCACAGATAAGAATCCTCTATGTATTGTCATAACATCTACGACGAGTTATGATGACCTTGTTAGCGCTGTACTAATGAAGCTCGGGGCTGGAGGGTGCGAAGCGGGTAAAGAAGTTTTTCTATCGCATTCCAGTCACGGTGCTACAGAATACGGTGAA TTTTCGGAGGTGAGGACACCGGAGTTGTTGGCACGGCTGGTTGATGTTGTATCCAGCTCCGGCGGTTCGAACAGGAATACGAACACTATAGCGAATCCAGCAGGTTCTAGTTCCCGGCCTGCCGTTGCTTCCTCGTACGTCCCTGTGTACGAACCAGTGGTCCAACATGTTGCCTCCCCATCTTTCGCTGTTGACCTCAATGGCACCGATGGCGACGAGGTAGTGGAAAGGAAAAATTTGCCGAACGCTTTATTGGGAGTTGCACCTGTTGGCGTAGGCGACGGTTTTTTGGACGATGAAGAGGAGGATGACGTCGAGCCGGATATGATTGACGATGATAGCGCTGATGATATTGGAGCGACCGGGCCTGCATTGGAGGTAGGTGGTTCTAGCTCTGGCACACAGCAGTATCCACCACATTTTTCCTCGTTGGACTTGGACGCCATGAGACATGAGGGGGTTTTAGGGCATGCTGTTGGATTCGGAGCTAGAGATGCGGAAGGGACTACTGGTCTGACAGAGTTTCAGGTTGGTCAGCAATTCCAGGATAAAGATGAGGCCCTTTTAAGTGTGAAGACTTACAGCATCCGGCGAGGGGTACAGTACAAGGTGGTGGAGTCCGATCACCGCCGCTATGTGGGCAAGTGTTCCGAGTTGGGAATGGGTGCACATGGTTGA
- the LOC130965389 gene encoding uncharacterized protein LOC130965389, giving the protein MVRADASVSIKVLLNATTAHFGFRPTYRRVWMAKQKSIAIIYGDWDESYNDLLFWTFPPCIEAFRHCKPLVSIDGTHLYGKYGGTLLIAIAQDGNSNILPVAFALVEGECGILDIFLLHLRQHVTPQPGLVISDRHNGIRLRLRPLTAVGYRHLYRAFCIRHVAANFALTFKGKDARRLLVNAAYAKTDVEFDYWFDILRSEDPAMCEWANRINYSLWTQHRDEGRRFGHMTTNISECVNSILKGVRNLPVASLVKATYCRLAELFVRKGREAEAQMGTGQQFSQHLVKCIEANMRTARCFTVTLYDRDNSEFTVAETTPTGSFSLGTYRVSLASRTCECGYSRLFISRVSTHLHAVHTHGSPGPLTFTASIRLARCSTCIGWDSHLRSRRASGHLTTGHGDSRP; this is encoded by the exons ATGGTTAGGGCCGATGCATCCGTGAGCATCAAGGTGCTCCTGAACGCCACGACAGCGCACTTCGGTTTTAGGCCGACTTACCGGAGGGTTTGGATGGCGAAGCAGAAATCTATTGCCATCATTTACGGTGACTGGGATGAGTCCTACAACGACCT GCTTTTCTGGACTTTCCCGCCGTGCATCGAGGCATTCCGTCATTGCAAGCCGCTAGTGAGCATTGACGGCACACATCTGTATGGGAAGTATGGGGGGACGTTGCTCATCGCGATTGCACAGGACGGGAACTCGAACATTCTACCTGTCGCATTCGCACTAGTAGAGGGTGAATGCGGAATCCTGGACATTTTTTTGTTGCACCTTCGACAGCACGTGACCCCGCAGCCCGGTCTGGTTATATCGGACAGGCACAACGGCATCAGGCTGCGCTTGAGGCCCCTGACGGCGGTTGGCTACCGCCATCTGTACCGTGCATTCTGCATACGACACGTAGCGGCTAATTTTGCCCTAACCTTCAAGGGCAAAGACGCTAGGAGGCTACTAGTGAACGCGGCATATGCGAAGACCgatgttgaatttgattacTGGTTTGATATCTTGCGATCTGAAGATCCGGCGATGTGTGAGTGGGCGAACCGGATTAATTACTCGTTGTGGACTCAGCATCGTGATGAGGGGCGGAGATTCGGTCACATGACGACGAATATCTCCGAGTGTGTGAACTCTATCCTGAAGGGGGTCAGAAATCTCCCTGTAGCATCCCTGGTGAAGGCAACATATTGTAGGCTTGCGGAACTGTTTGTTCGCAAGGGGAGAGAGGCTGAGGCCCAGATGGGAACAGGACAACAATTCAGTCAGCATTTGGTGAAGTGTATTGAGGCCAACATGAGGACGGCCAGGTGCTTCACGGTGACGCTGTATGACCGGGATAACTCCGAGTTCACTGTAGCAGAGACCACTCCGACTGGTTCTTTCTCCTTGGGTACTTACAGAGTATCACTTGCCTCTCGGACATGTGAGTGCGGGTACTCCAGGCTCTTCATTTCCCGTGTCAGCACGCACTTGCATGCTGTGCATACTCACGGGTCACCTGGACCTCTTACGTTCACAGCGTCTATCAGATTAGCTCGGTGTTCAACGTGTATCGGATGGGATTCACACCTCCGATCCCGGAGGGCTTCTGGCCACCTTACGACGGGCCACGGTGATTCCAGACCCTGA
- the LOC130965390 gene encoding alkane hydroxylase MAH1-like, whose translation MGPGYYIVIHYWRSNRNNPVTNWPFFGMLPAVLCNLSDIHDQTTTTLKQCGGTFLFKGPWLTNLNFLITTDPMNVHHITSKNFDNYIKGSEFYEIFEILGDGIFNTDSHKWKHNRNILHSLFRQNSFESLVVKTIHRKLESCLVPLLNNTSELGTVVDLQDIFQRFSFDNICSIVLGFDPNSLPNKLKEFPEVAFEKAFNKMEDTMFYRHIVPRFLWKLQKWLQIGQEKSYSECKKIIDQFLHQCISSTFQEQSKVTCTKDDDEPNFNMLKAIVEESEMEKVDRKFLRDNAISLLLAGRDTISSGLSWFFWLVTTHPVVEAKILEEIRANFITSEENWLITSRLKNLNKLVYLHGALCEALRLFPPVPFEHKSAVKSDILPSGHRVNANSMVIYSLYSMGRMEQIWGEDCLEFKPERWISDKGSIIHIPSYKFIAFQAGPRSCLGKNISFIQMKIIAITLLWNFQFEVVEGHNNVCPSVSVVLHMKHGLKVKVTKRGIN comes from the exons ATGGGGCCGGG TTATTACATAGTTATCCACTA TTGGAGGTCTAATAGAAATAACCCCGTTACTAATTGGCCCTTCTTTGGTATGCTACCAGCAGTTTTATGTAATCTTTCTGATATCCATGATCAAACAACAACCACTTTGAAGCAATGTGGAGGTACTTTTTTGTTCAAAGGTCCCTGGCTCACAAATCTCAACTTTCTCATCACCACTGATCCTATGAATGTGCACCACATTACTAGCAAGAACTTTGACAACTACATCAAAGGCTCTGAGTTCTATGAGATTTTTGAAATACTCGGAGATGGCATCTTTAACACTGATTCCCACAAATGGAAGCATAATAGGAACATACTTCATTCATTGTTCAGACAAAACTCGTTTGAGAGTTTAGTTGTGAAAACCATTCATAGGAAGCTTGAGAGTTGCTTAGTTCCACTTCTCAATAATACATCGGAACTAGGAACTGTTGTGGACTTGCAAGACATCTTTCAGAGATTCAGTTTTGACAACATCTGCTCCATAGTGTTGGGATTTGATCCTAACTCCCTTCCTAACAAGCTCAAAGAGTTCCCGGAAGTTGCATTCGAGAAAGCTTTCAACAAGATGGAGGATACAATGTTCTACCGACACATTGTCCCAAGATTTTTGTGGAAGCTTCAAAAATGGCTCCAAATTGGACAAGAGAAGAGCTATAGTgaatgtaaaaaaataattgaccAATTCTTGCATCAATGTATATCATCCACTTTCCAAGAGCAAAGTAAAGTCACGTGCACCAAAGATGATGATGAACCAAATTTTAACATGCTCAAAGCTATTGTGGAGGAAAGTGAAATGGAAAAAGTAGATCGCAAGTTTCTGAGAGACAATGCTATTAGTCTCTTATTAGCAGGAAGGGATACAATTAGTTCAGGTCTCAGTTGGTTTTTCTGGCTAGTTACAACCCACCCTGTTGTTGAAGCCAAGATCCTTGAAGAAATCAGAGCAAACTTCATAACCAGTGAAGAAAATTGGCTCATCACTTCAAGGTTAAAAAATCTTAACAAGCTAGTTTACCTGCATGGAGCTTTGTGTGAAGCATTGAGACTTTTCCCTCCAGTTCCTTTCGAGCACAAATCTGCAGTTAAATCTGATATACTCCCCAGTGGGCATCGTGTTAATGCAAATAGTATGGTGATTTACTCTTTATACTCAATGGGAAGAATGGAACAAATATGGGGAGAAGATTGCTTGGAGTTTAAGCCAGAAAGGTGGATTTCTGACAAGGGAAGCATCATACACATACCATCTTACAAGTTCATAGCTTTTCAAGCAGGCCCAAGAAGTTGTTTGGGTAAAAATATAAGCTTTATTCAGATGAAAATAATCGCCATTACTTTGCTGTGGAATTTTCAATTCGAGGTGGTGGAAGGGCATAATAATGTGTGCCCAAGTGTATCTGTTGTGCTTCATATGAAACATGGCTTGAAGGTCAAGGTTACTAAAAGAGGTATTAATTAG
- the LOC130970020 gene encoding uncharacterized protein LOC130970020, with product MGLNGSLSIYTEDFQRGTCLQFAGAHSLPKYKFFLVWLAKVLKQHWCKHFHLEAHINVSGKKRTSTSRNKNTEIQINVSEKKRTSTSCNKITGIQFSKKNHQRIMITSEDFGVQILEGMEHVQAFKCRTLNTNARIVIFYDTKDSSKVVVCNIHVLYNPNRGKKLSLAR from the exons ATGGGGTTGAATGGAAGTTTAAGCATATATACAGAG GACTTCCAAAGAGGCACTTGCTTACAATTTGCTGGAGCGCATTCGTTGCCAAAATATAAATTCTTTTTAGTATG GTTAGCAAAGGTGTTAAAGCAACATTGGTGCAAACATTTCCATCTCGAGGCACATATTAATGTTAGCGGAAAGAAGAGAACATCAACATCTCGCAACAAGAACACTGAAATTCAG ATTAATGTTAGCGAAAAGAAGAGAACATCAACATCTTGCAACAAGATCACTGGAATTCAG TTTTCCAAGAAAAACCACCAAAGAATCATGATCACATCAGAAGATTTTGGAGTCCAAATATTAGAAGGCATGGAACATGTTCAGGCATTTAAATGTAGAACACTCAATACCAATGCTAGGATAGTAATATTCTACGACACGAAAGATTCAAGTAAAGTTGTAGTTTGTAATATTCATGTGCTTTATAATCCTAATAGAGGAAAAAAATTAAGCTTGGCCAGGTAA
- the LOC130965391 gene encoding pathogenesis-related protein 1B-like: MGRLHIVAVVTSFITVIPLCLLAQNSPQDYLEAHNIARAEVGINPLLWDNELESHANTFLSKHIVDCLDRVSISPHPMYGQNILSGPSKSLTGAFAVAKWVAQKQNYDYISNTCIGGNPANCVAYTQVVSKSSTYVGCARANCLNGRTLVTCYYYPPGNILGHRPY; encoded by the coding sequence ATGGGGAGGTTGCATATTGTGGCGGTAGTAACAAGTTTTATAACGGTAATCCCATTATGCTTATTGGCACAAAACTCTCCACAAGACTATCTTGAAGCTCACAATATTGCACGTGCAGAAGTTGGCATTAATCCTCTGTTGTGGGATAATGAGTTAGAATCACATGCCAATACGTTTTTGAGTAAACACATTGTGGATTGCCTTGATAGGGTATCTATATCCCCTCATCCTATGTACGGTCAAAACATTTTGAGTGGTCCATCCAAAAGCCTTACAGGAGCATTTGCTGTGGCAAAGTGGGTGGCACAAAAACAAAATTACGACTACATATCCAACACTTGCATAGGTGGTAACCCTGCTAATTGTGTTGCCTACACTCAAGTTGTTTCCAAGTCATCTACTTATGTAGGATGTGCTAGAGCCAATTGTCTTAATGGAAGAACTCTTGTTACTTGCTACTATTACCCTCCAGGCAACATCTTAGGTCATCGCCCCTACTAA
- the LOC130965392 gene encoding pathogenesis-related protein 1A-like: MLPILVVLTTSFVSILPLCLLAQNSPQDYLRVHNVERTKVGVKPLVWDSELESHASNFLSKHIEDCMQVDYIDPSPFARNILISGSTENLTGEDVVGWWVVEKQNYDYESNSCIDGTFQCLTYTQVVSKASIYLGCARAECNNYGGTIVICYYDPPGNDDGQHPY, translated from the coding sequence ATGCTGCCGATTCTAGTAGTGCTAACAACAAGTTTTGTAAGCATACTTCCATTATGTTTGTTGGCTCAAAATTCTCCACAAGACTATCTTAGAGTTCACAATGTTGAACGTACAAAAGTTGGGGTTAAACCTTTAGTGTGGGATTCTGAGTTAGAATCACATGCTAGCAACTTTTTGAGTAAGCACATTGAAGATTGTATGCAGGTGGATTATATCGACCCTAGTCCGTTTGCGCGGAACATACTTATTAGTGGTTCGACAGAAAATCTTACAGGAGAAGATGTTGTGGGATGGTGGGTGGTAGAGAAACAAAATTATGACTACGAATCCAACTCTTGCATTGATGGTACTTTTCAATGTCTTACCTATACTCAGGTGGTTTCTAAGGCATCTATTTATTTAGGGTGTGCTAGAGCCGAGTGTAACAATTATGGAGGCACCATTGTTATTTGTTACTATGATCCCCCGGGTAACGATGATGGTCAACATCCCTATTGA
- the LOC130970732 gene encoding pathogenesis-related protein 1B-like yields the protein MGRLHIVAVVTSFITVIPLCLLAQNSPQDYLEAHNIARAEVGVNPLLWDNELESQANTFLSKHIVDCLDGVSISPHPMYGQNTLSSPSKSFTGAFAVAWWVAQKQNYDYRSNTCIGGNPANCVTYTQVVSKSSTYVGCARANCLNGGTLVICYYHPRGNILGTRPY from the coding sequence ATGGGGAGGTTGCATATTGTGGCGGTAGTAACAAGTTTTATAACGGTAATCCCATTATGCTTATTGGCACAAAACTCTCCACAAGACTATCTTGAAGCTCACAATATTGCACGTGCAGAAGTTGGGGTTAATCCTCTGCTGTGGGATAATGAGCTAGAATCACAGGCCAACACGTTTTTGAGTAAACACATTGTGGATTGCCTTGATGGGGTATCTATATCCCCTCATCCTATGTACGGTCAAAACACTTTGAGTAGTCCATCCAAAAGCTTTACAGGAGCATTTGCTGTGGCATGGTGGGTGGCACAAAAACAAAATTACGACTACAGATCCAACACTTGCATTGGTGGTAACCCTGCTAATTGTGTTACCTACACTCAAGTTGTTTCCAAGTCATCTACTTATGTAGGATGTGCTAGAGCCAATTGTCTTAATGGTGGAACTCTTGTTATTTGTTACTATCACCCTCGAGGCAACATCTTAGGTACTCGCCCCTactaa
- the LOC130965399 gene encoding pathogenesis-related protein 1B-like: MFVGSKLSTNYLKVHNAARAIVGVEPLVWDSELESYANKFLNRHTVDCLRVEQIQYTLYGRNFASYDSSFESFSGADAVASWVEQRQNYDYKSNSCIDGTPTCLTYIQVVSKASTHLGCARVKCINGDTLVGCYYHPALIAGQRPY, encoded by the coding sequence ATGTTTGTTGGCTCAAAACTCTCCACAAACTATCTTAAAGTTCATAATGCTGCACGTGCAATAGTTGGAGTTGAACCTTTAGTATGGGACTCTGAGTTAGAATCATATGCTAACAAATTCTTGAATAGGCATACTGTAGACTGTTTGAGGGTGGAACAGATTCAGTATACTCTCTATGGCCGGAACTTTGCATCATATGATTCCTCATTTGAAAGCTTTTCCGGTGCAGATGCCGTGGCATCATGGGTGGAACAGAGACAAAACTATGACTACAAATCCAACTCTTGCATTGATGGTACCCCTACATGTCTTACCTACATTCAGGTTGTTTCCAAGGCATCTACTCATTTAGGGTGTGCTAGAGTCAAGTGCATCAATGGAGACACTCTGGTTGGGTGTTACTATCACCCTGCTCTTATTGCAGGTCAACGCCCCTATTGA
- the LOC130969107 gene encoding alkane hydroxylase MAH1-like gives MYLYIFIRKSTIHVSQTQLETQALKATKMMSLLEFVIVFVAILLFFFIHLWRCNRNTPLTYWPLICMLPGILCNLPNIHDHLTSVLKHHGGTFKFRGPWLTNINFVLTSDPMNVHHITSKNFGNYGKGSEFHEIFEILGDGIFNSDSHKWKYNRDILQLLFRQNVFKNVVQKVSHKKLESCLIPLLNHASESGTVVDLQDMFQRLTFDSICSIVLGFDPKCLPNNPTEFQEVAFEKAFNKMEDTIFYRHIVPRCLWKLQKRLRIGQEKNSNESQQIVDQFLHQCISSRNEEQSGINCAKDDESNFDMLKALVEERGIGQINDKFLKDMAINLLAAGRDTISACLSWFFWLVSTHPLVEAKILEEIKEKLRTNDENWLASGVEDLNKLVYLHGALCETLRLFPPVPFEHKCAIKSDILPSGDCVSPNTMIYYSLYSMGRMEQTWGKDCLEFKPERWVSEKGINIHIPSYKFIAFNAGPRSCLGKSISFIQMKIIAIALLWNFQFQVVEGHDVCPSVSVVLHMKHGLKVNVTKRSI, from the coding sequence ATGTACCTATATATATTCATCAGAAAATCCACCATTCATGTATCTCAGACACAACTtgaaacacaagctctcaaggccacCAAGATGATGAGCTTGCTTGAGtttgttattgtatttgtaGCCATTCTCTTATTCTTTTTCATCCATCTTTGGAGGTGCAATAGAAATACCCCCCTCACATATTGGCCCTTAATTTGTATGCTACCAGGGATTTTGTGTAATTTGCCCAATATCCATGATCACCTTACCTCAGTCTTGAAACACCATGGAGGTACTTTTAAGTTTAGAGGACCTTGGCTCACAAACATTAACTTTGTCCTCACCAGTGATCCTATGAACGTGCACCACATTACAAGCAAGAACTTTGGCAACTATGGCAAAGGTTCTGAGTTCCACGAGATTTTTGAGATTTTGGGAGACGGAATATTCAATTCTGACTCCCATAAATGGAAGTACAATAGAGATATACTGCAATTATTGTTCAGACAAAACGTCTTTAAGAATGTTGTTCAAAAAGTTAGTCATAAGAAGCTGGAGAGTTGCTTGATTCCACTTCTCAATCATGCTTCAGAATCAGGAACTGTTGTGGACTTGCAAGACATGTTTCAGAGGTTAACCTTTGACAGCATATGCTCCATAGTGTTGGGATTCGATCCTAAATGCCTTCCCAACAATCCCACTGAATTCCAAGAGGTTGCTTTTGAGAAAGCTTTCAACAAAATGGAAGATACAATCTTCTACAGACACATTGTCCCAAGGTGTTTGTGGAAGCTACAAAAACGGCTCCGAATTGGACAAGAGAAGAACTCCAATGAATCCCAACAAATTGTTGACCAATTCTTGCACCAATGTATATCATCAAGAAATGAAGAGCAAAGCGGAATCAATTGCGCGAAAGATGATGAATCAAACTTTGATATGCTAAAAGCTCTTGTGGAGGAACGAGGAATCGGACAAATAAACGACAAGTTTCTAAAAGACATGGCGATTAATCTCCTTGCAGCAGGCAGAGACACAATCAGTGCCTGTCTTAGTTGGTTCTTTTGGCTTGTTTCAACTCATCCTCTTGTTGAAGCTAAGATCCTTgaagaaatcaaagaaaagTTGAGAACCAATGATGAGAATTGGCTTGCTTCAGGGGTGGAAGATCTTAACAAGCTAGTTTACCTGCATGGAGCTCTATGTGAAACTCTGAGGCTCTTCCCTCCAGTGCCATTTGAGCACAAATGTGCCATCAAATCTGATATACTTCCTAGTGGAGATTGTGTTAGTCCAAATACTATGATCTATTACTCTCTCTACTCAATGGGAAGAATGGAACAAACATGGGGAAAAGATTGCTTGGAATTCAAGCCAGAAAGGTGGGTTTCAGAAAAAGGAATCAATATACACATACCATCATACAAGTTCATAGCTTTTAATGCAGGCCCAAGAAGTTGTTTGGGAAAAAGTATAAGCTTCATTCAGATGAAGATCATTGCCATTGCTTTGCTGTGGAACTTTCAGTTTCAGGTGGTGGAAGGCCATGATGTTTGTCCAAGTGTTTCTGTTGTCCTTCACATGAAACATGGCTTGAAGGTCAATGTTACTAAAAGAAGCATTTGA